In the Salvia splendens isolate huo1 unplaced genomic scaffold, SspV2 ctg200, whole genome shotgun sequence genome, GTTCAACATCCTTTGACCAAAGACTGCCACAGCTGTCTATTACCAACAATGACATGTCAGCAAACAAACACAATAGGTGGGGCCCTTCcaatattgaaaattttgaaaccCTTTTATTGAATAATAAATAGAGTATAATTAttctgtttatttttttatgatacaTGTAGTGTACTATATTTTGAACCCATTAGTAACATCATTATACTAATTCACATATCTTGTAGAAAATGTATTGGAAAAGTTGATTGAAAAAAAAGCTTGTAAAGCCTTCCTCATAATCTATGAAAGAAGTAGTTCACTTTATATATTTGATTGAAATGCCGAATTATGTATGAGTTTGATAGGTGGGCTTAGGCAAGAAATACTATGTAGAAAGTGAACTTTTTGGAAATGAATATATTAGTGAGAGGTAGATATATATGAATGTGGTAGGGTATCATGTTTGGTGAATTAGACCACACAAATGGAATCTCACATGGGCTGTGGATCTTTTTGGATTTGTGGATGCCAAGTTGTGGTCATATACAAAGACATACATCTATTTATTATTAAGGCCACCcacaaaatgaaaaagaaaaaaatcctATACCTTAAGACAGTGATACATTCTTTACTAGAACCATCAGTGGAGCAATATAAATTTTCCCTTTATTCCTATTCATCTTCATCatcctattttttttcttttttctatttatctAAATATTTTAAAGGTAAGTTTCATTTGATCTATCTTTATTGCTTCCAATTGAGcttactaattaaaaaaatcaaatatttatattatattcatACATTATCTTCTTATctagattttaaaaattatacaaataaaaatccATGTACCAATTAAAGCAAATAAAATTAGACATTCCATAAATATAACAGCTATTTTTCTGTTGGGATCTATTGCAGCGGCCCAGTATGGATTTTGAATTAAACAAAATCAATGCCACCCAATTCTTATATATTTTCGAATGCCCAAGCCTTAAAAACATTGAGTTAACTAGTTAAGGTATGCCATCAAAAGATTATTTGCAATAGCATAGTTTTAGAGAACAGAGGTTTATAGATGCTACTATTGATTTCTTGAGAAAAAGATTAGTCCTGAAAAGTAGTATAATTTCTTAAGTTGAATCTCTATGTATCTCCCACCCTTCTAACCTCTCTTTTGGGCCGTACGCTTACTACAAAGTACAAATTGAAATGCTAATTCGAAAGGTTTTATCTTGAAATTCCACTGggccattttttattttgcatgTATTTTGTCTACCGAATTCATAAATGCTAGTACAAAAATTGCTTGTTAAAACTGTTTCACAAGGTTTAGTTTAATCGAATTATATGAATTCCCTTTGCTTTGTTGTGGTTTTGAGTTTGAAAAATCCATCGACCCAAATGCATGCTCTAAAGGCTGATTTGAAGACCTATCAGTTTCTTATCTGGCTTCATCATATCAGTAGTTTGTTGTTGTGGAAACCATATATAGATCTAAAGACAAAAATATAGTCTCCATTTGGTTGCTAAGCACTGGATCTTTATTTTGAGCATAAGGAAACATGGATTTTGATGCCATGTTGAATTACAGATTTTGATACCAAAATATGTTGGGCATGGGAAGTGAAATATTGTGTCTTGCTGCacttttgatatatatatatattgagagagaattatatttACAGATATCGGTTCAACTGTCTTTTGCAATTCGGGAAAGAACCGGCAAAGAAAAGCTGAATTGGAACTTATTATTACGCTCTACtcaattacataaaaataaaaaccgaataataaaaaaactactgaAAACCGGACCGCACGACATTGCCTCGCAGGCGCGCTTGCTGCTGCTGATGGGGTGGATCGGGCTCATTGTCCTATCGCGGCGGAGAGTCGGGGGCGAGGCGAGTGTGGGCCCGGGACGGTATCAAAATTCCTTCCCTGAAATACCGCAAAAAGAAATTTAGGAATTAATCCAAAGCATGAGCTCAGCTGCAACTTTCTTGTACGTTTCTTCCACATGAAATGATGCCCCCTCAGCCAACTGCTGCTGCACAGCTCCATTTGCCTGCTTAACAATTTAACCAAATAAACAAAATTGTATTGCAAAAACCACTTTCATCAAATCAATTGCAAAAAACCctaattcacaaataaattttttttaactaattGCTTAGAATAGCTTATAATGTCTTACTTACCCTGATATGAACCATGTAGTTTCGCAAGATGGAATCAGACGAGATGTGGGCAGAGACGAGGTCGAGGTTGTAGTTGTCCATCACAAGCCCGAGATAGGCCATCATCCCGGTCTTTGTAGGGCTGCAAACAATGCTGAGATGGGCATCAATCCCACACACATTTAGCACTACATTTGTAGAAGCCCATGAAGTGAAACTGGCCCGGCCCGAATGAGTGACCGGAGGCGGAGGCTGCTGGCTTGTCGATGCTTGATCCGCCATGAACGCCTCCCGTGACTGGCTGGTGATGCCGGGAATATCACAGCTGGCGAGATTGATGTTTCCTCCTTTAAGCTTCTTCTCCTTCTGCTTTTCAAGTTTTTCGAGGGTTTTCTGCATCTTCTTGATGTGTTCCACTGCTTCATCAACTAGGGTGGTTTTGTCTACCTGCATTCATCCAATTTTCAAATTATTGacttgattttaaattttttgtgtgtgtgtgatttatCCACCACCATCTTTATTTAGTTAGTCAAAAAAATGGATTCTGTGCTTTTAATTAATGTTATTTCTATATATGCACATAATATTCATTAATGAGGAGGGACAGAAAAATACTAATCCCATCTGCAAAAAGAAATTCACTAgataattttgtaaaaaattaaaaatattttatttattgtttagtATACATGAAAAGTATGTAAATTGTACATCCATTCAATTCCTACTATATAAAAACTGGGATGAATTAAGGTGTAGGAAAACTAGTTTGTATAAAATTGATGCTTGAGGGTTCTGAGAAATTGAGTGAAGATTGCCTCAAACACAAATCATATGAGAATTAGTATGGAAAGAAATTGATGGTGACATAACATTGAGTGTGTAACTGAATTAGAAGATTCTTTCTTAAATCAACCAAGaaaatttggagagagaatagtaaattggagggagagagagaaagggttaCCCTGGGGTGGAGTTTAGGGATCAAAGCATGGAGGCTAGCAAACATATCCCtcatcttcctcctcctctctctctcggtcCATATATGTAGCTCGTGTTCATCGATCTCATTCCCGGCCCTCTTCTTCCCCCTGTCATTCATCAGCTGCTCTGCGCCCGTCAAGACCTTGCCACTCTCGATCAGTGTCTTCCCGCCATTGTCTTCGACTGGGAGAACTGGAAACGCCCACGA is a window encoding:
- the LOC121789291 gene encoding transcription factor bHLH95-like, which produces MVGEVEHDMWNDDQSWAFPVLPVEDNGGKTLIESGKVLTGAEQLMNDRGKKRAGNEIDEHELHIWTERERRRKMRDMFASLHALIPKLHPRVDKTTLVDEAVEHIKKMQKTLEKLEKQKEKKLKGGNINLASCDIPGITSQSREAFMADQASTSQQPPPPVTHSGRASFTSWASTNVVLNVCGIDAHLSIVCSPTKTGMMAYLGLVMDNYNLDLVSAHISSDSILRNYMVHIRANGAVQQQLAEGASFHVEETYKKVAAELMLWINS